Proteins encoded in a region of the Micropterus dolomieu isolate WLL.071019.BEF.003 ecotype Adirondacks linkage group LG07, ASM2129224v1, whole genome shotgun sequence genome:
- the LOC123973780 gene encoding olfactory receptor 11H6-like → MMGNVSFMFFLSGLTETKNHLFTLFSLTLLCYCVILLVNVSLIVTIILDKNLHEPMYILLCTFCMNGLYGTTGFYPKFLWDLLSPVHVISYSGCLVQALVIYTFACSDLSILSVMAFDRYVAICRPLEYHSIMSKQRVLILVCFSWVTPFCIVATNIFLTSRLKLCSPYITRPFCVNWTIVTLACFPAETTVNNIVAYITIIIYIFHGCFIVWSYMYLIKTCVNSIENRAKFMQTCVPHLTSLLIFVVTILLDIMHIRYGSKDLPQNLQNFIAIEFLVIPPVINPLIYGFKLTKIRNRIWGIFKIQMK, encoded by the coding sequence ATGATGGGTAatgtttcttttatgttttttctttcaggtttaaCTGAAACAAAGAACCACCTATTTactctcttctctctcactttactgtgttactgtgtgatttTGCTGGTAAATGTTTCTCTTATCGTGACCATCATCTTGGATAAAAACCTGCATGAACCAATGTATATTCTATTGTGCACTTTTTGCATGAACGGACTTTATGGAACAACAGGTTTCTACCCCAAGTTTCTCTGGGATCTGCTTTCTCCTGTTCATGTGATCTCTTATTCTGGATGCCTTGTTCAGGCTCTAGTAATATACACATTTGCCTGCAGTGATCTGTCTATTCTTTCAGTAATGGCATTTGACAGATATGTGGCTATATGTCGACCACTGGAGTACCACTCTATCATGTCAAAGCAAAGAGTCTTAATATTAGTTTGTTTCTCTTGGGTAACACCTTTTTGCATTGTAGCCACAAATATTTTTCTAACATCTAGATTAAAGTTATGCAGCCCATATATTACCAGACCTTTCTGTGTGAATTGGACTATTGTTACACTTGCTTGTTTCCCAGCTGAAACTACTGTTAACAACATAGTTGCATACATTACAATTATCATTTACATATTTCATGGTTGTTTTATAGTTTGGTCTTACATGTATCTCATCAAAACATGTGTGAATTCTATAGAAAACAGGGCAAAGTTCATGCAAACATGTGTGCCACATTTAACCTCCTTATTAATTTTTGTTGTGACAATACTTTTAGATATTATGCATATTCGATATGGTTCAAAAGATTTACCTCAAAACCTTCAGAACTTTATTGCAATAGAATTTCTTGTGATACCTCCTGTAATAAATCCTCTAATTTATGGTTTTAAATTGACCAAAATTCGAAACAGAATTTGGGGGATTTTTAagattcaaatgaaataa